One Prolixibacteraceae bacterium DNA segment encodes these proteins:
- a CDS encoding bifunctional phosphoribosyl-AMP cyclohydrolase/phosphoribosyl-ATP diphosphatase HisIE → MNIDFNKMGNGLVPAIIQDAKTNKVLMLGYMNQEAYEKTQKDKKVTFFSRTKNRLWQKGETSSNFLLVERILLDCDHDTLLIYATPQGPTCHTGSDTCWGEENKTKEIEFLSELQDFIEIRKKEMPEGSYTTHLFNKGIRKITQKVGEEAVETVIGAMANDDENFLYEGADLLYHLIVLLTYKGYRIEDLVKELKSRHK, encoded by the coding sequence CAATTATCCAAGATGCGAAAACAAATAAAGTGCTTATGCTCGGTTACATGAACCAAGAGGCATACGAGAAGACCCAGAAAGATAAAAAAGTAACCTTCTTCAGCAGGACAAAGAATAGACTATGGCAGAAAGGAGAGACTTCGTCTAATTTTCTTTTGGTAGAGCGTATTCTTTTGGATTGTGATCACGACACGCTTCTTATTTATGCAACACCACAAGGTCCAACATGCCACACAGGGAGTGATACATGCTGGGGAGAAGAGAATAAAACCAAAGAGATAGAGTTTCTATCCGAGTTACAGGATTTTATTGAGATACGAAAGAAAGAGATGCCTGAAGGCAGTTATACAACCCATCTTTTCAATAAAGGAATCCGAAAGATCACACAAAAGGTTGGAGAAGAAGCAGTGGAAACGGTAATCGGAGCAATGGCTAATGACGATGAAAACTTCTTGTATGAAGGAGCAGATCTCTTATATCATCTTATCGTATTACTTACGTACAAAGGATATCGAATCGAAGATTTAGTAAAAGAGCTTAAATCTCGACACAAATAA